Within the Zea mays cultivar B73 chromosome 10, Zm-B73-REFERENCE-NAM-5.0, whole genome shotgun sequence genome, the region TTTGAGGAAAACAGAGGAACTTTTGCAGAACGTAGTGAGGGATCACTGTTGCATCGCTGGAGTTCTATCCAAGATGTAGTGAGCAAATTTTGTGGATGTATCAATAGTATAGAAACTAGAAATCAAAGTGGGATGACAATTCATGATAGGGTACGACATCATATAGAGTTGATCTAATATATAAATTCTAAAATTTTATTACTGACTGAGTTTACTGTTCTTTTTTCAGGTGGAGCAGGCTGAGAAGCTTTTCAAATCTCAAGATCCCCAGAACAAGACCTTTCAGTTTAGACATTGTTGGCTGTTATTGAGAAATCAACCAAAATGGAACGACAAGATGCATCAATTAGTAGCCGCGAAAAATAGTAACAAAAAACAGaagacatcaaagaaatctaGTCCAACAAATGCTTATGCTCCATCTCAGGATATGAATGTTGTTGTCCCTGCAGAAACTGGCATTCCACACCTAGAAGCACCAGATAGacccttggggaagaagaaggcaAAAGAGGCATTTCGTCGTGGTGGTACTAATGTCTGCAAAGAAGCATTAGACATTCTTTGGGCAAAGAAGGTTGAAGCTAACCAAGAGAAAGAGATAAAGAGAGAGGAAAGGTATGCTAAGTCATATGCTCTTGACAAAGAAAGGCTTGAGCTTGACAAAGAGAGAATTCAATAGAGAAGGAGAAGCTTAGCAATGAAGCCAACAATACTTACTTAAAGAGAATTGCTGAAGAAGAGAGAATCATGAACATGGACGTCAATACTTTAAATGAGATACAACAACAATATTACGTGAACCTTCAGTCTGAAATTATTACCCGTCGCATGAATTAGATAGCGATCCAGTTTTCTTTTAAGAATACTTGTAGGATTTTATCCTTTGGACTATATGCCTTAAATAGTTTCAATTTCTTATTATTGTTGGATTGTCTTGTGACATTTCATTTTCATATCAATGGACATAGTGTTGTGTGGTTGCCAAATAAATCTATTCTATTTCTAGTTGAATATGAATGTAGGTTGTGCTGTCTGATTCAATGGAGCCTGGCTATGAACTATTCGTCCTTCACGACTGATAGCAGCAATAGCGACTCATTGTTGATGCAGTAAATACTTGGACTCATTGTTTGCAAACTATAATTGTTGGACTACTAAATTCAGGAAATAGAAACAACTATAACAAATGAACTTAACAATATAAATTCCGGTGGTATTGCCACAAGTGCTGAACTAGATATTCTCTAAGTTGATAATGTGTATCAAGACGACGACAGTGCGCAGAACTCTTCTGCTGGCGTTACTTTCAGCGTCTTTGGTTCAGACCTGCTGGCGACGCATGCAAAAACTGGTCCACCAAATATTCAAAACGGTTCTAGCTTCCTATATTTCAACAACCGTTGGAGACCAACACGATTTTTACTTGCAAAGCTAATTTAGTAGCTTACTAAACATCCATTTAAGGAGCTATTATTTAGGCtactactggagttgctcttaggCGTAGAAAACGTGCCATATTATGCGTCGTGCATTTGAGGCATTTATGGGCTTAATTGATCATGTTCTTTCCTTCAGATTGGTTCAGGTGCCTgcatctgtgcttgattctcggcACCATATATAGCATTTACTTACATGCTACTAATAGTTCATACCAAAATGTTGTTTGCTCCAGTGACTCAAGACGCAGCAGTTTCTGTTTTCTTTCGATATCTGTGTTGTTCAATCACATCTGTACCAAATAAAAACCTGCACAACATTTTGTACCCATTTTATGTCCTCAGCGGGTGTTTGAGATAGCTACAGGTTCCAGCTTCAGCGTGTAGCTATAGTTTATAATATtaatttaaatagttttaaaaatatttttaatctaaataataataaaaattaCTTATCCAAATGTCTTTTAAAACCTTACAACTCTAGCTCCACGATTTTCTGGATCACCTAATGATCTGTTCTACCAACTCCACTAAATTTTTTGGTGCTGCAACTAGAGCTGTCTTAAACATGGCCTTAATAACTTCGCAGCAGATGTCAGTTAGACCATGCTTAGAAACATGGTTGAAATGCTTAATATCTGAGGGGTTGCTTTTACAAATTCCAATTTTTAAAAAATTGGCGCCAGTTTTATTCTCATCCTGTGGCAACCGAACTGGTTTGGTGTGCCCACCTCTCTCTCTTCCATGGGATATGGCAGGGACGGAATCCAGATGAGGATGAACTCGTGGCAGGACGGCGTCACGGGCACCAACTGCCCCATCCCTCCCGGATGGAACTGGACCTACGAGTTCCAGCTCAAGGACCAGATCGGCAGCTTCTTCTACTTCCCGTCGCTCGGCCTCCAGCGAGCTGCCGGCGGGTTCGGCCCCATCACCGTCAACAACCGCGCCACCGTGCCCGTCCCCTTCGACCAGCCTCATGGCGACATCACCCTGTTCATCGGGGACTGGTACACCAAGGGCCACGTTGTAAGAGCTTTGTTTTTTTGTGTCAGTCAATGCAAATCTAGCTAGATGGTTCATCCTTTTGTTTCAGATCGAGATAGATAGCCAGGGAAAAATATCACGCTTTTCCCTTGATCTCAGTGAACTGGATTTCACTGAGAATGGAGTTGTTGCACATGTAGGAACTGAGGAACATGCTAGATGATGGTCAGGACCTAGGGGCACCAGATGCTATTCTAATCAATGGAAGGGCACCTTACAGATATGACAGTGCGCTGGTTCCGGATGGCCTTCCCTACGAAATCGTTGGAGTTGAGCCAGGTCATATATGGTTTTTTTTGTCAAACTTTTACTTGCAAATTTGCAGCTTACCAGTCGATCTTTATCTTTATCTGAATATCTGTAAGAACAGGCGAAACATATCGCTTCCGCGTCCACAACGTTGGCGTCTCAACAAGCCTCAACTTCAGGATCCAGAACCACAACATGCGTCTGGTGGAGACCGAAGGGACCTACACCAACCAGCAGAACTACGCCGACCTGGACATCCACGTTGGACAGTCCTACTCTTTCTTGGTGACCATGGATCAGAACGCGAGCACCGACTACTACATTGTGGCGAGCCCGAGGTTCGTAGGCAATCCTCGATGGCACGAAGTGGCTGGTGTGGCCGTCCTTCAGTACTCCAACTCCAAGGGCAGGGCTTCTGGCAGCCTCCCTGATGCTCCAGATGATCACTACGACAAGTACCGCTCCATGAACCAGGCAAGGTCCATCAGGTACTGTGTTCACAGGAGTACAGCATGACTCTGTCCTTGGCATGGGAATTCACTTCTGATCTTTGTGTTACTGTGGACTCTGATCTCCATTTAGCTTAGCTGATTCTTCTCCGGTATTTGAAGTTGTCCTTTGTGTTACTTACTGTATTTGACATGacgatattcatatgttctccatTATTCAAGATCCATTGGTATATTCTCGTTTCAGAATGAACACGAGCGCCGGCGCTGCCCGTCCAAACCCGCAGGGATCATTCCACTACGGATCGATCAACGTCACGCAGACCTTCGTCCTCAAGAACGAGCAGCCTCTGAGCATCGGCGGAAAGCGCCGGAGGACGATCAACAGGGTGTCCTACTCGCCTCCGGAGACGCCGCTGAGGCTGGCCGACCTCCACAACCTGACCGGAGTCTACGCAGCCGACTTCCCCGCGACGCCCAGCGACGACGACGCGCCGCCGAGGGTAGCTTCGTCCGCGCTCAACGCGTCCTACAAGGGGTTCCTGGAGATCGTGTTCCAGAACAACGACACCGACGTCCAGACCTACCATCTCGATGGCTACTCCTTCTTTGTTGTCGGGTACGTACGCGCTGGACCATCACAAATTCGATCAGTTGTAACCAATGTTTCATATCCCAGCTTGTGAAGATCTGGAAAAGAAACGCGCAACCTCTCCCTGTGAGTTTCAGGATGGATTACGGCGAGTGGACACCGGACAGGAGGAGTGAGTACAACAAGTGGGATGCCATCTCTCGCTGCACGACTCAGGTATGAAACATTAGCTGTTCCATCGGTAAATTCTGAAGAGCACGGATCTCTGAATACCTGCAATGGTGGGGAAAAAAACAGGTCTTCCCCGGGGGCTGGACGGCGGTCCTAGTCTCGCTCGACAACGTTGGTGTCTGGAATCTGCGCGCCGAAAGGCTGGATGACTGGTACAGAGGGCAGGAGGTCTATGTGAAGGTTGCCGATCCACTGGGCTACAACATCACCGAGATGGTCGTCCCGGACAATGCCCTCTA harbors:
- the LOC103641288 gene encoding monocopper oxidase-like protein SKU5 produces the protein MRCVFFSFVFLVQVIAINNQFPGPLLNVTTNQNVRVNVQNNLDEPLLITWDGIQMRMNSWQDGVTGTNCPIPPGWNWTYEFQLKDQIGSFFYFPSLGLQRAAGGFGPITVNNRATVPVPFDQPHGDITLFIGDWYTKGHVELRNMLDDGQDLGAPDAILINGRAPYRYDSALVPDGLPYEIVGVEPGETYRFRVHNVGVSTSLNFRIQNHNMRLVETEGTYTNQQNYADLDIHVGQSYSFLVTMDQNASTDYYIVASPRFVGNPRWHEVAGVAVLQYSNSKGRASGSLPDAPDDHYDKYRSMNQARSIRMNTSAGAARPNPQGSFHYGSINVTQTFVLKNEQPLSIGGKRRRTINRVSYSPPETPLRLADLHNLTGVYAADFPATPSDDDAPPRVASSALNASYKGFLEIVFQNNDTDVQTYHLDGYSFFVVGMDYGEWTPDRRSEYNKWDAISRCTTQVFPGGWTAVLVSLDNVGVWNLRAERLDDWYRGQEVYVKVADPLGYNITEMVVPDNALYCGLLKERQKPQVHESNSKSSAQGDAGWSNRLLATMILVVAAVIFS